A single window of Myxocyprinus asiaticus isolate MX2 ecotype Aquarium Trade chromosome 34, UBuf_Myxa_2, whole genome shotgun sequence DNA harbors:
- the LOC127425108 gene encoding glycerol-3-phosphate dehydrogenase [NAD(+)], cytoplasmic-like, translated as MPGKKVCIVGSGNWGSAIAKIIGHNVKASNRFDPLVKMWVYEEMIDGRKLTEIINTDHENVKYLPGHKLPKNVMAVPDITEAVSGADFLVFVIPHQFIGKLCDQMKPQVKPGAIGISLIKGIDEGPDGLTLISDIIRSKLEIEVSVLMGANIASEVADEKFCETTIGATNEPNGKIFKELLQTRNFRITVVKECDTVELCGALKNIVAVGAGFCDGLGFGDNTKAAVIRLGLMEMVAFAKLFCKSAVTSATFLESCGVADLITTCYGGRNRRVAEAFARSQKSITELEAEMLNGQKLQGPQTSAEVYKILQKKNMVDKFPLFVSVYQICFEGRQVKEFISCLQNHPEHM; from the exons ATGCCTGGGAAAAAAGTGTGTATTGTGGGCTCTGGGAACTG GGGTTCAGCGATCGCAAAGATCATCGGTCACAATGTGAAAGCGTCCAATCGTTTTGATCCTCTGGTGAAGATGTGGGTTTATGAAGAGATGATTGATGGACGAAAACTCACCGAGATCATCAACACAGATCATGAGAACGTCAAATATCTGCCCGGACACAAACTGCCTAAAAATGtg ATGGCTGTTCCTGACATCACAGAGGCCGTGAGTGGAGCAGACTTTCTAGTCTTTGTCATTCCTCATCAGTTTATTGGGAAACTGTGTGATCAGATGAAACCTCAAGTCAAACCCGGAGCCATCGGGATCTCACTCATTAAA GGTATAGATGAAGGTCCGGATGGGTTGACCCTGATCTCTGACATCATCAGGTCAAAGCTGGAGATCGAGGTCAGTGTTCTGATGGGGGCAAACATTGCTAGCGAGGTGGCAGATGAGAAGTTCTGTGAGACAACCATCG gAGCCACTAATGAACCCAACGGTAAGATCTTTAAAGAGCTTCTGCAAACTCGAAACTTCCGCATCACTGTGGTGAAAGAGTGCGACACTGTGGAGCTCTGTGGAGCACTGAAG AACATCGTGGCAGTGGGTGCTGGTTTCTGTGATGGTTTGGGTTTTGGTGATAACACTAAAGCTGCAGTGATCAGACTGGGACTCATGGAGATGGTGGCATTTGCAAAACTCTTCTGCAAGAGCGCCGTCACCTCCGCCACATTCCTGGAGAGCTGCGGCGTCGCTGACCTCATCACAACCTGCTACGGCGGACGTAACCGGCGCGTGGCCGAGGCATTCGCTCGCTCGCAGAAG TCAATAACAGAACTGGAGGCAGAGATGTTAAACGGCCAGAAGCTTCAGGGTCCTCAAACATCAGCAGAAGTTTATAAGATCCTTCAGAAGAAAAACATGGTGGACAA gtttccTCTGTTCGTATCTGTGTATCAGATCTGTTTCGAGGGCCGTCAGGTGAAAGAGTTTATCAGCTGTCTTCAGAATCACCCAGAACACATGTGA